The genomic interval ATAATTCAAGTCATTAGCCAGTGTTTGAATTGATTTTGATAATTCACCAATTTCATCATTTGAAGTAACAGGAAGAGAAACAGAAAAATCACCTATACTTAGTTTACTAGTTGCTTCTTTCATCGAAACAAGGGGTCTTGTTAAAGCTCTAGATAAAAAGAAAATCGTTATCAGCGTAAAAAATAAGATCAATAACGCAGCAAGAAAGAAATGATTATTCAATTGTGAAATAAAATGATGAATCTGATTTTTGCTTTTGAACATGTAAACATATCCTTGATTTTGTTTTCCTCCATCATAAGATGAAACCGTTGCAATGTATTTTTCATTTTTCAAGTTTGATTGTAATATCAGTCCGTTTCTTGGTATATCATAAGTCGCTTTACTTAATATTTTTTTCATATCATCATCGATTGCTTTAGATGATTCTAATACATCACCGTCTGTATTTGTAATGACGACTTCTGTATCTGTTTGGGATTCCATTAATCCAATGTGATGAAGAGTAGCATTATCAGATGACATTTCTAGAACATCACGATGGCTATTTCCTCTTGCCCTTAATGAAGATAGTTCTTCGTTGACAAGAGAGTGTATGACATTACGATGTAAATAAACCATTGAACAAGTTTCAATGATGAAAATGCAAATAAAGAACCATAAGCCTAATTTAATTGAGATTTTCATATTCATTCACCTTTACAAGTATAGGGATATTTTAATGCGAAAATGTTGAGAAAGTATGCAGATTGAATGATATTACTTTATTGTTTCTCATTAGCAGTAACATCATATCATTCAATACAAATGCTAATTGCTTGAAAATGCATATTTTCTTCACACTTTTTAATTATTCTATTCAAATAAACATTAATCCTGAGGTGATTGAACTGAATAAGCTGAAATTAACCAAAACTGGACAGGTATATATTCCAAATTGGATAAGAAGTGAAATAAATCTTAAACCTAGCGATATAATAAATATTTTTTTAGAGGATAAAAAAATTGTAATAACAAATAAGGAAGGATATGATTACGAAAGTCAATGTGTGTTTAGCCAAAACGGAACTGTTCATATACCAAGAGAGATCAGAAGATTATGTCATATCAACTCAGAAGCTGTATTTAGTGTGACCATAAATAAAGAGGAACAGAAATTTAATTTAATTCCAGATGGTAAAGGTTAGAGTATTAACTTAAAAGGGTACACACGCACATTAATATATTGGAAACTAATGTACGAGTATTATCATGTTATTGAACGAATAAAAGTTTCAATTATAATGAAAAAAGCATCAAAATGATGCTTTTTTTGATTTCGAGTATTAGATTAATGTAATCAACGATCCGCCAACCGCTCCAGTTATGACGATAATCCATGGGGGTAACTTCCAATAGACTAGCATACTGAATAGTACCGCAGCTAAAGCGAAGTCAATTGGAGTGAGAATACTGCTAGTCCAGATAGGGTCGTAAAAAGCAGAAATAAGGATTCCAACAACGGCTGCATTTACGCCCATTAATGCTCCTCTTATTTTAGGATTACGACGTAATACATCCCAAAAAGGTAATGTGCCTAAAATAAGCAGAAACGCAGGTAAGAAAATTGCAATGGTCGCTAATAAACCACCTTGCCATCCATTCATAACTGTACCTAGATAGGCAGCAAATGTAAACAGTGGACCTGGAACAGCTTGTGTTGCTCCATAACCAGCCAAGAATGCTTCTTCACTAAGCCATCCTGTTGGTACAAATTCACGTTCTAATAAAGGCAAAACGACATGACCACCACCAAAGACTAATGAACCCGATCGATAAAAGCTATCAAACATAGCAATCCAATTTAAAGAAGATACTTCACTTAAAATTGGCAGAAGAATAAGTAATCCGAAAAATAATGTTAAGCAAAAAATGGCAGTACCTTTTGAAATTGGAAATTCGATTCTTGAATCATCACGATCTGTGTTTTTTCTATATAAATAAAATCCAGCTAATCCAGCAATAAGTATGACTCCTACTTGTGTAAATGCAGTTTGCCATAAAAGTGTACTTACTAATGCAAATAAAGCAAGTGCCTTCCTTTTTAAATCTGGAGTAAGCTTTTGCGCCATTCCTAAGATGGCGTGTGCGACAACAGCAACTGCAACGATTTTTAATCCATGTATCCAACCAGCATCTGCTACATTTAATCCCTGAAGAATGTAAGCAAAGATGATTAGTGCTAAGACAGAGGGAAGCGTAAACCCAATAAAGGAAATAATCCCTCCCAAAACTCCAGCACGCATAACGCCAATCCCAATCCCTACTTGACTACTGGCTGGTCCAGGTAGAAATTGACAAAGTGCAACTAGATCTGCATAGCTTTTTTCATCCATCCATTTCCTTCTGCGGATATATTCTTCATGAAAGTACCCTAAGTGGGCGATTGGTCCACCAAAGGATGTTAATCCGAGCCTCGTTGAAACAATAAGAATTTCAAACAATGAACGAAATACATGATGCATATTAGCTTGTCTCATGAGTGAGTTCACCTTCTTTATTAGTCATTCATTTCTTTGAAACGTTCGATATTAATCATTTTATCATTCACTTTTCTTTTTTCTCGTCTAAAAGCTAATATTTACAAAAAATTTACATGTAACTTTCTGTGATTCAAAAACATGGACGTGATTACAACTACAAAGAGAGTTCAGTTCATAAGGATGCTAGTATCGCGGATTCCATAATCGTGCTTAACATCCACGAATGGATTTTTGTTTTATCCCTTGATTCCAAAAAGAATTTCGCTGAAAATATAAGATGACTAAAGTCAATAGGGGTGAAATATGAAGGTTAAAATCTTGTTCATTAGTATACTATCAACATTTATAATATCTGCTTGTTCTGGACAATCAAAAGTTGTAGAAAATATGGGCGAACATGCCAGTCATCAAGAACATACTAGCTATGATATTCAAGAGGAAACGAAAGGTATAAGCGAAATCCCTCATTTTCTAAAAGATAAACCTGAGGATATGCAAATTATTTACACTGCTGCAGCAAAAAATAAGGAGTTGCTTGAAAACATTCCATGCTACTGTGGTTGTGGAGAATCTGCAAATCATAAAAATAATTATGATTGCTTTGTGTTTGAGAATAAGGTAAGTGGTGCTATCGTGTGGGATGATCATGGAACAAAATGTGGAGTTTGTTTAGAGATCGCTGCTCAATCCATTCTTGATTACCAAGAAGGAAAAAGCATAAAAGAGATTCGCTCGGAGATTGATGAAATGTACAAAGATGGTTATGCAAGACCTACACCAACACCAGAAGTATAAATCGAATAACATTCAGCTGCCGCAAAAGGGCAGCTTTTTCATGTTCGCAAAAGTTACATATAAGAAAGAAACTTGATGCGAGGGAGATGATAGATAGATAAACTACTAATTAATCTATTTTGTATTTAATAATACTTGTTGCATCAAATACTCAGCATCCCTTCCAACACCTTGAAGGAGGGCTGATCCTGTTCTGTATTGCCAAGGCAGGCCTAAAAAAAATAATCCTCTTATTGATGTTACACCTCTTTGGTGAATAGGAACTCCCTTTTTATCAAATACACTTGGTGTATGAATCCAGCCATAATTTCCATTAAAGCCAGTTGACCAAATGATGTTTGCTGCTTCTATTTTACTATTGTCTTCAAAAACGATATGATCATTTACCACAGATTTTGCCCTTAGTTTTAATGTGATTTTTCCATTCTTAAGTAAAGATTTTAATTCATATCCAAAAATAGGGTCAGGCATTTCCTTAAAAAATTCTCCGAATTTACTGTTTGTATGTACCTTTAATATTCCAAGTTTATCAAACCACCAAAATATGCTTTTATTACCTAAATCTTGAGGCAGGAATTTCAGTTTATGCCCAACTGATAAATAGACATTTCTATCATTTGATAACTCAACAGCAATTTGTGAACCAGAATTTCCTCCTCCTACAACCAATGCAGGACCTTGTTTTAATTGTTTAGAATTTTTATAATTTGATGAATGCAGTTGGAGAACCTGATCGGAAAGTAAACGTGAGAAGTCTGGGATATAAGGATGTTGAAAAGGTCCTGTTGCAATAACTACTTGCTTAGCCGTATAGTCCCCGCGATTCGTTGTTAGCAAAAAGTTAGTTGCTGTTTGTTCTAGTTTGGAAATAGATGTATTTAGGAGGATTGGTAGTGAGAATGTTTCTGCATATTTCGTTAAATAATCTGCCATTTCATCTTTGGTAGGATAGTGATTTGGCATACCGTCTAATTCCAAACCAGGCAATGAACTATATGAAACTGGTGTAAATAATGTTAATGAATCATAACGGTTCTTCCAGGCCTCACCAATCGTAAGTCCTTTATCTAAAATAAGAAATGTTAACTTTGTTTGTTTCAGATAATAACCCATAGATAGTCCTGCCTGGCCTGAACCAACAATGATAACATCATAAATCATGACTTATCTCTCCCTATAATAAGTTCGTATTAATTTCCAAATTATAGCATAAATCCGGATGTTATGAATAAATTAATTTTTTTATAAGAATTGAGAAATAAGAACTTGTAGAGAGGGTAAAATAGTCATGGATTGAATGGTGGAAATTCTACTAACTTAAAAGAGAGGGTATAAATAAAAAGGAATAGTAGAAAAACATCTACTAATGATGGTTAGTAAAAGAATATTATTTAGTTCAACTTTAATGACCGTAGTTTTAGGTGTTCTCGCTCTAATAATAGAGTCTATTACCAGTTCTATGCCGTAAAGGGAGTGATTTATGCACTCCCTTTAATGCTTTCTACGGTCGTAAAATTGACTTCTTTGCAAGTCCAGTTTATATTTTCGATAACGTTTAACAGACAAATTTCGCATTGGACACTCGCCAATCTTAAAAAGGCATGTTTCACGACCAGCACCATTCAATTTAGAAATGGTGCTCAAGTGCTTTACACACTTACTTCTACAGTAAAACTGCATCTTTAGGAAGGAATGAAAAAGAAACCAATTGCAGCGGAAATAACCCCTAATCCAAATGATGATACGACATAAAGGATGGCTATTTTTATTTTATTTGAGTATATAAGCGTGATTGTCTCGTATCCAAATGTTGAAAAGGTTGTATATGCTCCACAAAATCCCACCCCGATAAAGTACCAAGCCCAATCAGATAGTTGATTTGAATGATGCAAATTAGCAATTATGCCAAGTAAAAATGATCCTGAAATATTAATAAGCCATGTACCCATTGGAAATGGATACATTCTCTTTGTTCTGTTACTAATAAAACTGCCAAATAAAAATCTTAAAGCCGCACCTAAAGATCCACCTAGTCCTATTAACCAAATCATACAGTATCACCTCTTTTTCGATTTAAAAGAGCTACTTTACTGCCTAAGAAGGTTAATAGTAGACCAAGTATCATTGTTGAGAGCACATAAACCAGTGCAGTAACATAAAGTCCCTTTAGGAACAATTGAATGGTCTCTACTGAAAATGTTGAGAATGTTGTAAAGGAACCGATAAATCCTGTTCCAAAAATAAAGGTATATGCTGGGTTTATTGTTTTTCTGTGATTAACAAATGTTAAAAACCACCCTAGAATAAAACAACCGATAAGATTAACAGAAAGTGTTGCTAACGGAAATCCATTTTCAGTGTATAGCCATTCTCCAACAGAATATCTGCAAATAGTACCTAAAAACCCACCAATTATCACGAATAATAAAGACATAGGAAATCACCAATCTAAACGTTTATATTAAATAAGTTCAATTTCTCGGAGCCCAAAGCATAATGGATACACCAATTAAACAAATAAAGGCACCTATCCAATCATATGTATCGGGCACTTTTTTATCGATTCCCCAGCCCCAAAGGACAGACAAAATAATAAAAACACCGCCATAAGCAGCGTACACTCTGCCGAAAGAAGGGAATAATTGAAACGTAGCGATCACCCCATATAGAGCTAAAGCTATGCCACCACCTATTCCAAAATAGTATGGCTTTCCTTCACGTAACCATAACCAGATAAGATAACCTCCGCCAATTTCAGTTATTCCAGCTAGAAGAAATAATGCAATGATAGTAAACACTTTTAACACCTACAATCAACGTTCACTTAAATAGTATCATTTTTACATATGATAACATATCAAATCACAAGGAGAGTAGTTACTTCGATATGTCTCTTGTTCGTGTCGGTTTTTATCAAATGTACGATTTTTCTTTTAAGTTGATAGATTATAAGGGGAAGGTGATCGTTTTATTTAAAAAATTGATAGATTTCATTTCCATGCATCTGCTATTACTGTCCAGAATCAATCTTTCACATCTAAACCTATTATCTTAGTTGGAGAATTGCCTTTGAATTGTTAAATATTGACCTTTACTATTACAATAATCCTATTTTATATATGATATATTTGTTAAGGGTTAGGTAGAAAGTAGGAGGGATATAACTATGTTTTTTAAAAAAGTGAAACAATCATATGATAGGATCCAAATTACAAATGGGAAAGCAGCTATTAACGTTTCTCCGGGAAGTGACATTGAGAAGCAAATTCAGATGATAGCACTAACAAAAGAAGATCTGGAGATTATTCATGCTTTACAACCGTTTGTAGCTGAAAATATTGATAAAATTGTTGGAGGGTTTTATCGCAATTTAGAGAATGAACCATCTTTATTTAAGATTATAAATGATCATAGTTCAATTGAAAGATTGAAAAAAACCCTAACTAAACATATAGCAGAAATGTTTGATGGTGTAATAGATGGAGAATATTTTGAAAAGAGAATCCGAATTGCACAAATACACGTGAGAATCGGGTTAAAAACAAAGTGGTATATGTGTGCTTTTCAGGATTTGTTCCTTTCATTAGTTGAAATTATTGAAGAGAAGCTTATACATAAAGAAGACTATTATTTAGCAATTAAGGCTGTATCAAAAATATTAAATCTTGAACAACAATTGGTTCTTGAAGCCTATGACGCTGAATCTGATAGATTAAGAAGACAAAACGAAGAGCAAAAGATCTTGATTAGGGAAAATGTCGCAAGTGCATCAGAAAATCTTGCAGCCATTTCTGAAGAAACGAATGCAACTTTTCACCAATTGGAAGCTCAATCTTATGAAATTGTATCCCTTGCAAATAAAGGAACAGAATTATCTATATTGGCTGAAGAACGTGCTGAAGATGGAAAAGAGCAGTTAGGTAAACAAAATGCTAATATGCAAAGTATTTCTAGTGCGGTAAATGACATATCAAAAGATGTACAGGTATTATTAGAAATCAGTAAAGAAATGCAGGAAATTGTTAACATTGTCACTAGTGTTGCAGACCAGACAAATTTATTGTCATTAAACGCTGCGATCGAAGCCGCTAGAGCCGGCGAACATGGCCGAGGTTTTTCAGTCGTGGCAGATGAAGTTCGAAAGCTTTCTGAAGAGACAAAGGTATCGGTTACGAACGTAGCTAATTTAATTCTTAATACAAATTCTCAAGTCGAAAAGTTAACACAATCGCTCGGGAAAATCAGGGATTCAGTAACGAATGGCAGCAATAGCATGAAAGAAACAGATATGCACTTTGAAGAAATCCTTAAAACGATGAGTGAAACAAAACGTCAAAATAACAAGATTGAACATGAACTCGTTTCTTTTGTTAACGTAGTAAATGAAATCGGAAAGGCATTTGAAGAGGTTGCCTTATCTGCGGATAGTCTTACAACTATAACACATGAAATGAATTAGTACTCTTAAGAGAGAGGAATGGAGAAGTTGACCAAGATTGAAGAGTTGCCATTTCAACTTGAAAGTTATTTAATGCTCGGAGATGCGGTTATTATTACCGATTACAAGCATATTATTGTTAATGTAAACAAGGAATTCGAAAAGGTAACCGGTTATTCAGGGGATTCCATAATTGGCGAACATGCTCGATTTATGAAGTCAAAGATGACACCAAAGTCAACCTACACATCACTAAAAAAGATGTTAAGTGAAGGTAAGCCGTGGTCAGGTGTGTTTGTCAATCGAAAAAAGTCCGGTGAAATCTGGCATTCGTCAATCACGATTTCTCCGATACAGGTTGGAATGGATGTGTACTTTGTTGGTGTTTTTCGTGAATTAGAACAATTAAAGCAAGGTATTTATCTCTCAGAAAATAAACGAATAGAAACACAGAGAGAATTACTTAAGGTTCTAGCTATTTCTTGTGAAATTCGTGACCCGGGCATTGAAGAACATTTATTTCGAGTACAGGAATTAACCGAAATGCTAATTACAGAACATGTTCAAAGACATCATTTAAAGATTCCAAAAAATACCGTACATCATATTATTCATTCAAGTATTCTCCATGATATCGGAAAATCCGGTATCCCTGAAGGAATCTTGTATAAACCAGGTCCATTGACAACATATGAGCGAAAAATAATTGAAATGCACCCTTTGATGGGTGTCGATATCGTTAATAAATTTTCGAAAGAATTACATTCAGAATTAATTTTTAATCAAGATATTGTACGGAATATTATTCTTTATCATCATGAAAAGTGGGATGGAACAGGATACCCGAATCAATTAAGTGGTGAGGATATTCCCTTAGAAGCGAGAATTGTAGCAGTTGTCGATGTTTACGATGCATTGACAAGCCGAAGACCATATAAAGACTCTTGGACGACAGAGGATGCACTATCTTTTATTTACGAACAAAAAGGGAAACATTTTGACCCATTCATTGTTGAAACATTTTTAGATCATTTTGAGCGTAAAGCCATCATTAGTTAATTATTTTTTCTTTTACATTTCTATCATTTAATATATATTTCTAGCAATGGATGAGTTTCATCCATTGCTATTACTCAAACAACAAAAGGCTGTTTAAATGGAAGTCTCCTACTAAAGTTATCCTTATTTTTATTGGCTGTTTTAACAAACTTTGTTGCTATTTACTTAGTAGTGCGGAGGGGTTGATTGTAGCGAGAGATGCACGATGACCGCGGGGCGGGCGGTAAGCCTCCTCGGCGTAAACGCCTGCGGGGTCTCACCTGTCCCGCTACACCCGCAGGAGTCTCGCAATCTGCTCCAATCAACCTTAAATAGTTTTTTGCTTAAAAAACAACAATCTTTTAGAAAAGAGCCTTTTTATTAAACTCTGTTGCAATACCTACATCAAATTTCATAACCATTCTTTTTTATTCAATAACAAGACTTCTTACTGCTTTCTATGTACGTTTCATTTTAATGGATAGAATGTATGTGAGGAAAAATGACAACATTAAGGGAAAATGAAGCATTAGAAGGTAAGGTATATATATAATTCTGAATATTCTTGTTTTCTAAGTGTTTATGAATGAAAGATAGAAGTGTTGACAAAGAATAGAATCGATATGAATGATTTGGATACTTATTTTAATTTAATCATGTTAGATTTCAGCGAGACGGCGGAACAAGTTGGTTATCTCTACAATTTTCATAAAAAATTGGAAAGGGGATTTTTCATGAGACAATTATTATGGGGAAATCCTGAAACACTTCGTCGCTTGTTATGTGAACTTGTCAGTTGGGATAGTCGAACTCTAACAGAGGGGGAACGAACATTTACTAGTAAGCTTCAAGAAAAGCTAAGAATGCTGGATTATTTCAAAAAAAATCCTGAACACTTATCACTTCATAAAGCAGACCTTGGAAGGTGTTTTGTAGGTGCATTATACAAGCATCAAGATGCAGAAGAGACAATTGTCTTAATAAGTCATTTTGACACGGTTCAAACAGATGAATATGGTGATCTTGAACCATATGCTTGTCAACCAGAGGAGTTAACAAAGATCCTTCATAATCGAAAAGATGATCTTTCCCAAGAAGCTCGAGCTGATTTAGAGTCAGGGGAGTATTTGTTCGGTCGAGGGACAATGGATATGAAAATGGGGCTTGCTATTCATATGGCTCTCATAGAAAAAGCAAGTGTTGAAGAGTGGCCGATCAACCTTCTTTTGTTATCAGTTCCTGATGAAGAAGTGAATTCGTCAGGTATGCGAGCAGCGGTAAAACAACTTGTAGCCATTCGGGATAAATATAATCTTAAATACAAACTGTTTCTAAATAGTGAGCCATCATTTTCACAAAAACCTGGTGATAACAAACATTATATTTATACTGGATCAATGGGAAAGATCATGCCTGCAGCTCTTTTCTATGGAAAAGAAACACATGTTGGTGAACCACTGAAAGGAATAACAGCTAATTATATCGCTTCATATCTTACACAGCTTATAGAGTGGAACCCTCTTTTTTGTGAAAGTGATCTTGGTGAAAGCACACCATTACCAGTTTCACTCCAGCAAAAAGATTTAAAAATGCAATACTCAACACAAACACCATATAGTGCAGCAGCACTTTACAATATATTTATATTGAAAAGAACCGCTCAAGATATAATGGAAATATTTGAGCAACTTGCACAAGAAGCGGCGCAAAGGTGCAATGATGCCTATCGAGCAATTTGCCGGCGTGAACAAATTGAAGGTGTTGGTAATGTTAGAGTATTGAGATATGAGAATTTAGTTGAGCATGCTGTAGAGAAGTTCGGAACAACGTTTATTAAACAAATAAAGAGGGAAATACTCGAGAATCCTGAATGGGATGAACGGGAAAAGTCGATCAGAATTGCTGATAAATTGATGATTCAATGCCAAGAACTAGCTCCGGCTATCATATTATTATTTGCACCGCCATATTACCCAGCTGTCAATTCGTCAAATGATCCGTTAATTATTAAATCTGTGCAATTAATGAAGGAGGCTGCAAGCAAGTTTGAGTTGGAACTTAGTCAAATTCACTACTTTAATGGGATTTGTGATTTAAGTTATGTTCAATATAAAGATGATGCAGATGGTTTAACGATTTTTGAAAGGAATGCACCTGTCTGGGGAGATTCTTACACAATCCCGTTTGGAGAGATGCTCCAACTTCAAGCACCGGTTCTCAATATAGGGCCATTTGGCAAAGATGCACATCAACGTACGGAGCGTCTCCATATAGATAGTGGTTTTATTCATACTCCATTCATGCTTGAAAGCTTAATAAAGAGTATGTTTTTTAGTAAGCTGGAGAATGTCTGTTAACAAGACTGATGAAAAAAGCTTTAAAGTCAACTGGTAAGGTCGAATGATTACGACTTAAACAGTTGGCTTTTTCATGTTTTAAATTCGTTTCAACATGCTGTACCTTTTATAAAACCATGAAGGTTGAAAACATTGATCCTTACATTGTGCAAACCTATTCATAAAGATTGGTCTAAAAAAGGATCCTAAGGGTATGCGATAGGGATAAAAGAGATTTTAAAAAGTTTAAATTAGGTGCTAAGATAAGGTATTATAGTCATTTTAAAGTAACTAAAATAAAAGAACAATAATATAGATGTTTTTTGGGTTTGGAGGGTTTTTATTGTGATTACTTTAGGTCCTAGAGCACTAAAGACGGGGATATCAGTTACACTTGCTTTATATATTTGTTATTTCTTTGGATTAGAGCCGGCTGTTTTTGCTGCAATTGCAGCTGTTTTTTCAATGCAGCCTTCTATTTATCGAACATGGAGACAAATGCTTGATCAGTTAATGACAAATACATTTGGCGCGATTATTGCTTTATTAGCAGTAAAGTTTTTGGATCAAACACCTCTTACGATAGGTGTTGTCTTAATATTTGTTATTTTAATTAGTTTGAAACTTAAAATGGAAGGCAACATCATTTCCCTTACAATAGTGACTGTTTTAGCAATCATGACTGCTCCTGGGAATGAGGATTGGTTGTATGCATTGAATCGTTTTACGATTATGATGATCGGAATTTTTACTGCATTTCTTATCAATGCCTTATTATTTCCACCAAAATTTAAACAAATTTATTATCAAAAAGTACAGGAAGCATTTCAGACATTATCCTTGCTGCTTAGAACAGCCATTTCAGATGAACTAACCGAAAAAACATTTAAAGAAAACTGGGCAATGTTAATAAAGAGTAGAGAAAAACTCGAGGAACAATACAAAATATTCGATGAAGAACGAGAGAAAATGGCTAAAATAAATCCTTTGAATGTGAGAGAAATAGTCGTGTTCAAACAAATGTTGAAGACAATAAAGCAAGGTGAAGCTGTATTGGAAGTGATTGATGAACATTACTTTCAAAGTAAAACAAACGATGAAGAGAATCAGCTATTTGATCAGTTTCTCGAACATCTCATTAAATGCCATGAGTATTATTTGTTGAAATATGAAGGAAAAGTAAAAATTGAAGATTCTGATACGATCTCAATAAACGAAGAAGAACTAAAGCTATTTTTTGAAAAACTCTTAAATAACTACAAAGAAGACCCAGATAATAAAATGAGAATTATATCAGTTGGAGTTTCAGTATTTGAGTATGCTTTTCAATTACAAAGATTTAATAAACTATTGGATAGTTATTTAAAGAAAACCATTTTATGAACACAATCATAAAATGGTTTGTGAAATTATTTTTAGTGTTCGCTACTGATAAAATTGTGACAGATTTCCTTGATAGGGTTAAGCGTGTCGCAGAATTTGAAAAGTAGGCAGATCGCTTTCTCTTGAATAATTACGGTAAAAGAGAATTAAACTAACTACTATCTAGCTAATCAATTAGGAGTAGAATAGTGAGAATAAATCCATTTAAGAGGAAAATAAATAGAAAATCAAAGCCATTTATTGTGCTATTAATTATGCACGTAATCGTGTTAGGTTTTACTTTTATTAAAAAAAGGGATAAAAGATATTTTGTATTATTCCTATCAAACATTGGGTTTGCATATCTTTTTGAATTTTTTGTTCTGAACTTATTCCATGGTTATACATATTATCCGAACATATTAAAGAATAAAAAACTCGATAATTATTTGGGTGCAATATTTTCACAAGCTATATATGTTCCAATTGCTGCAACAGCCATTACAGCATTTCGATTAAAATGGAAATGGAAATTGATTTTTTCAATCTTTTTTGTTTTGATTGAACTTCTTTTTGTTCGTTTGAAGATTTTTCGTAATAACTGGTGGAAGACAACGTATACTTTCTTATTTTTACTTGTATGTTTTATAGGAAGTGACAAGTGGTTTCAATTATTAAAAAAAGAACAGCCAATTGTTAAGTGGATTACCTCCTTTATGTCGATGTATACCTACAATATGAATGTCTTCTTTATCCTATCCGTATTTAAATTGCTGAAGATGGGAGATGGTGTCATTCAAACCTGGAATAAACATTTTTCCATTGTCCCTTTTTATTCCTATTTTTTAACGGCAGTTACTCTCATCACGTATAAAATGAAGTGGAAATATTCCAATCTAATGGGCGTTCTCTTTATTTCTTATATTGATTACATTTTGCTTTTAAATAAAGTATTTAAACACAAACGAACAATTATTATTTTATTTCCACTACATGTCTTCATGTTTCTTTTCTCTACAAAATTATTTACGATTATTTTTGAAGAAGAATAAAAAAAGTTAGAGACGGTGGGGCAAAAAATAATAAAGCTTGTAAACATACCTCAAGGAAAAACAGGATAAATCGAGTGAATAACCACAGAGGA from Metabacillus sediminilitoris carries:
- a CDS encoding FUSC family protein encodes the protein MITLGPRALKTGISVTLALYICYFFGLEPAVFAAIAAVFSMQPSIYRTWRQMLDQLMTNTFGAIIALLAVKFLDQTPLTIGVVLIFVILISLKLKMEGNIISLTIVTVLAIMTAPGNEDWLYALNRFTIMMIGIFTAFLINALLFPPKFKQIYYQKVQEAFQTLSLLLRTAISDELTEKTFKENWAMLIKSREKLEEQYKIFDEEREKMAKINPLNVREIVVFKQMLKTIKQGEAVLEVIDEHYFQSKTNDEENQLFDQFLEHLIKCHEYYLLKYEGKVKIEDSDTISINEEELKLFFEKLLNNYKEDPDNKMRIISVGVSVFEYAFQLQRFNKLLDSYLKKTIL
- a CDS encoding M20/M25/M40 family metallo-hydrolase: MRQLLWGNPETLRRLLCELVSWDSRTLTEGERTFTSKLQEKLRMLDYFKKNPEHLSLHKADLGRCFVGALYKHQDAEETIVLISHFDTVQTDEYGDLEPYACQPEELTKILHNRKDDLSQEARADLESGEYLFGRGTMDMKMGLAIHMALIEKASVEEWPINLLLLSVPDEEVNSSGMRAAVKQLVAIRDKYNLKYKLFLNSEPSFSQKPGDNKHYIYTGSMGKIMPAALFYGKETHVGEPLKGITANYIASYLTQLIEWNPLFCESDLGESTPLPVSLQQKDLKMQYSTQTPYSAAALYNIFILKRTAQDIMEIFEQLAQEAAQRCNDAYRAICRREQIEGVGNVRVLRYENLVEHAVEKFGTTFIKQIKREILENPEWDEREKSIRIADKLMIQCQELAPAIILLFAPPYYPAVNSSNDPLIIKSVQLMKEAASKFELELSQIHYFNGICDLSYVQYKDDADGLTIFERNAPVWGDSYTIPFGEMLQLQAPVLNIGPFGKDAHQRTERLHIDSGFIHTPFMLESLIKSMFFSKLENVC
- a CDS encoding HD domain-containing phosphohydrolase, whose translation is MEKLTKIEELPFQLESYLMLGDAVIITDYKHIIVNVNKEFEKVTGYSGDSIIGEHARFMKSKMTPKSTYTSLKKMLSEGKPWSGVFVNRKKSGEIWHSSITISPIQVGMDVYFVGVFRELEQLKQGIYLSENKRIETQRELLKVLAISCEIRDPGIEEHLFRVQELTEMLITEHVQRHHLKIPKNTVHHIIHSSILHDIGKSGIPEGILYKPGPLTTYERKIIEMHPLMGVDIVNKFSKELHSELIFNQDIVRNIILYHHEKWDGTGYPNQLSGEDIPLEARIVAVVDVYDALTSRRPYKDSWTTEDALSFIYEQKGKHFDPFIVETFLDHFERKAIIS